From the genome of Francisella tularensis subsp. tularensis:
CTAAAGAGAATATAAATTCAGATGAGCAATCACTTGAATACATAGCTTATCATGCTAAAGGCAGTTTAAGAGATGCTTTAAGCTTACTTGATCAGGCTATTAGCTTTTGTGGTGGTGAACTTAAGCAAGCTCAGATCAAACAAATGCTTGGAATTATCGATAGTGAAGAAGTATATAGTATTATCAATGCAATTATTGATAATGATCCAAAAGCTATATTGCCAGCCATCAAAAATTTAGCACTTACAGAAAGTAGTGCTGATGCTGTACTAGATAGAATTGCTGAAATTTGGTTCGCTTGCTGTATATATAGCTTTACCCAATCACTAGATGCTGTTAATGATATTGATGTTGATATAATCAATAATATTTTGGCAAAAATATCAATCGAACAAGCACATTTTTTGTATCAACTAACGATAACCGCCAAAAAAGATATTGCTTTAGCACCAAATTTCGAAACTGGTGTAACTATGGCTATACTTAGACTTATAGCGTTTCAAAAAAAAAATCTAATTGATAAAACCCAAACCTCTAAGTCAAATATTAGCCCAATAGTTTCTAAAAATGATATAAATCTGCTTAAAAACACATTTAAGTCAGAACAACCTAAACAGACTGTAAAAGCTGTTGTAGCACAAAATAATGATTCAACAGCTAGTGAAAATACTCAAGAACAATCATTAGATAAAAAATGGTTTAATCTGCTTAATAGAATAAAACTGAAAGGCTTCACAAAAACGCTCGCTTTTAATAGTCACCTTATTAGTGATAATAGTGAAACATTTGTAATCCATCTAAATGAAGATGCCAAAAAAATCCTTGAGCTTGATCCTCAAAGCATAGCTAAACTTCAAGCAAGTATTAGTGAGTATCTTAACAACCCTAGTTTTAGGTTAGATATCAAAAACCTAGCTATGGATAAAGTCTCAACTGATCAAAAGTCTCCTGCTGAAATTAAGCGTGAAAATGCTATAAGTAAAATTCATAATGATGAGAATACAAAGCTTATTAAACAAGCTCTCGCAATTGATATAAAGGATCAAAATATAATTTTAACAGATTAGAAGTTTAAAAAACCTAAATGTATTCCCACGCATCTTTATCAGCAAAGACAGCATGTAGAAGTTTGTTATTAAGAGTATGTCCAGACTTAAAACAGTTGAAATGACCTAAGATATAACCACCAACATAAAAATCACCAATTGCATCTAAAAGCTTATGTCTGACAAACTCATCATCATAACGCAAACCGCCTTCGTTAAGGACACCTTCATTAGTAACACCAACAGCATTATCTAACGATGCTCCTTTAGCAAGGTTGTTTTGATGTAAATATGCAAGCTGCTCATAGAAGCCAAATGTTCTAGCCTTTGAAACCATCTTAATATACTCATCAAGATCATACTCAAAAACTATATGATCATTTGTCGCTGCAATTACAGGATGATCCCAGTGAATTTTAAACTCATATTTTAATGTATCACTAGGTAGAACTTCAGCAAACTTATCTTCATGCTCAACTCTTACAGGTTTTAAGATTTTGATACCTTTTCTAGCAGAATTCTGCTCAACGATACCAACTTGTTTTAGCAACTGTGTAAATTCATATGAACTACCATCCATTACTGGCAACTCTGGAGCATTAACCTCAATCAATACATTATCAACCTCAAACATAGCAAATGCTGACATTAAGTGCTCAATTGTTGATACTGATAGGTTTTGATCGCCATCTTTTGTCAAAAGAGTACACATGATAGCTTCTTTAATACTAGATGGAGTAACTTTGATATCAACAACTGGAGTTAAATCAGCACGACGAAATACTATACCGCTATCAATATCAGCTGGTTTAACAGTCATAGAAACATCTACACCAGAATGTAAACCAACACCGGTTACAGAGAATTCTTTTGCTATAGTTTTTTGTTTCATCATTCTCTCTTAATTTTGGTTTTTATTATCTTCTTCTTAAGAAACTAGGGATATCTGATTTATTTACATCATCAGAATCAGTTTTTGGTGCATTACTAGCGCCAGTAACAACCTCAGTCTCTTTTCTTAAGAAAGGCGCAGAAGTTTTATTTGAAAAACTTGAAGCACTTTGTTGTAGGCTAGATGTCTTCTCTACACCAAAGCCTCTTTTCATTGCAACTTTCTCTATACCAGTAACAACAACAGTCACTTTCATAGAATCAGACATATCTGGATCAATAACTGTACCAGCTATCACGATAGCCTCGTCAGAGATGAAGGATCTTATCACTTCACCAACTTCTTCAAATTCACCGATAGACATATCCATACCAGCTGTAATATTTACAATTACACCTTTAGCACCATCAAGGTTAATATCTTCTAAAAGTGGGCTTGAGATAGCAGCTTCTGCAGCTTCTCTAGCTCTATTTTCGCCACTAGCTTCACCCATGCCCATCATTGCTAGACCCATATTAGTCATAACCGCTCTGACATCCGCAAAGTCAACGTTAATAAGTCCAGGCTTAGTGATAAGCTCAGATACGCCTTTTACAGCATTACCCAAAACATCATTTGCCGCATTAAATGCATCTATTAACGATGCTCCCTTACCAAGTACACTTAAAAGTTTCTCATTTGGTACAGTAATTATCGAATCAACATGCTTTGTTAACTCATCTATACCTTGCTCTGCTGCTTTCATTCTTCTTGGTCCTTCAAAAGGGAAAGGCTTAGTAACTACAGCTACTGTAAGTATACCCATCTCTTTTGCAACTTCTGCAACTACAGGAGCTCCACCTGTACCTGTACCACCACCCATACCAGCAGTGATGAAAACCATATCAGCACCCTCTAAAAGTTGCTCGATTTTCGCTCTATCTTCAGTTGCAGCTCTCTTACCAATTTCAGGATTTGCACCAGCACCCAAACCTTTTGTTAGGTTTGTACCAATTTGTAATATATTTTGAACTTTTGATTTTGATAATGCCTGACCATCTGTATTTAGGGCAAAAAACTCAACATCAGAAACTTCTTCACACATATGTTGTACAGCATTACCGCCACCGCCACCAACACCGACAACTTTAATTATGGCATTTGAAACCATTGAATCGTTAAAATCAAACATATTTTACTCCTTTACTTTAGATTCACCTTTTAAACTACTTAACTTAAAAATTATTTGAAAACCAACCCTTTACAGATGAGATTATCTTTTTCTTAGATTTACCTGTATTTTCATCTATTTCCATCACATCTTCTTCGATCTTCTGCTGATTGCTTGTATCACTATTCTCAGCTGCATACTTTAGTAACCCTACAACAGTTGCATACGAAGGATTATGAACAACCTCATTAGCTCCAGAGACCTCAATAGGACCACCGACTCTCACTGGTAATTTAAACATATCTTCAGCAAGCCTAGCAAGACCTTTAAGCTTAGCTCCACCACCAGTGAATACAATTCCAGAAGATATAACTTCTAACAAGCGATGTTGATCTAACTCTCGATATAATGACTCAAATATCTCCTCTACTCTTGCCTCAATAACTAAAGATAAGTCTTGTAATGATATTCTCTTTTTAGCATTGCCTAATGAGTTTGGTATATCTATTTTTTCATCAGGGTTTTTAAGATATTTACTTGCAGCATAACCATATTGTAACTTCAAGCTCTCAGCTGCTTCGATAGGAAGTCTAAATACTTTAGAAATATCTGAAGAAATACTTGCACCACCTGTCTTAATACTTGATGTGTAACAAATACCGCCATCAGCAAACACTGAAAAGCTTGTTGAATCAGCACCAATATTGACAAGGCAAACACCCATTTCTTTTTCATTATCAGTAAGGGTCGCGCTACTAGCAGCTAAATGCTCAACAACAAGATTACTAATACTGTAACCACAGTTTGAAACACATTTACGTACATTTTGCAATAAGCGCGATGATGCTACTATTATATGTACATTAGATTCTAGTCTTACTGCAAACATCCCTATTGGCTCAGTAACACCAGCTTGACCGTCAACAATATAATCTCTTTGTAAAACATGTAACATCTCTGTATCAGCAGACATTGGAACTGCTTTTGCAGTTTTAATCGCCATAGCTAAATCTTCAATACTAACCTCGCCATTTTCAACTGCTGCTAAGCCATATGAGTTAAAACCACTAATACTAGGTGCACTAACACCTAGAGTAACTTCCTTAACATCTACACCTGCTATACTCTTAGCCTCATCAAGAGCAGCATTAAGAGTTTCCATAGCGATTTCAAGGTTAATTACAGAACCCTGCTTGATCCCTTTTGACTGTTTCTGACTAACTCCCAATATCTTTATACTGTTATTCTCAGCAAGTTGACCAATCGCAACTGTTATTTTGTGCGAGCCTAAATCTACAGCACAAAAATTAATATTCCCAAAACCCATTTAAATTAGCCCCAACTCAAAGACAGATAAATTTACTTAACATATACTTACATTACATTATAAGCTTATTATCATAGAAAACCAATAAAATAAACACTTTTCTATTTATACTTTACCGCAAAGCCATCACTATAACGCATATCGAAATATTTAACTGACTTATAATCTTTAACTTTTGTATAAGATTTAAAAAATAATTCCAAGCGCTTTTTCAGCTTAACTGAACCAAGCATAACTTCAATATCATCTGAGAGTAAAATACCAAATTGATTACCAGTATAAGAGATTTTGAGTATTTGCATATGATTTTGTTTAGCAATACTGTTTAACTCTTTATAGGTTTGATATATGTAGTCTTTACTACTATCATCTTTGCTTTGAATATATGGTAAATCACCATTATAGTTAAAAACTGCTGGAGTGATGATTTGCATATTATCAAGAAGGATCTGATTATTATTCCAGTAAGCTACAGGCTTATGGTCATATAAATATATTACCAATGTCGATGGCCAGACTTTTTTCACCAATGTATAGTCAACACCATCGATTGAGTAAATATATTTCTCAATATTAGCAATATTAATATCAAACCATTGTTTATTATCAAGCGTAGCAATTTTATTGATTAAATCTTGCTTAGATATGTAAATAAGCCCATCGTTAGATACAACATCAATCTTTGAAACTGTCTTATCTGTTTTAGCAGCAACAAAAATAGTCGATCCCAAGATTACTAACAGTATCAAGCTCAATATTAGAAACTTCTTGATAATTTTTGTCATTGCGCCTGTTCTATTATTCTCTTCACAAAACTATCAAAATCAACCCCCTCTGCTGCTGCTGACTTAGGCGATAGACTATTATCGGTCATTCCTGGTGAAGAGTTTATCTCCATAATGTAAAAGTTGCCCCTATCATCATAGATAAAGTCTACTCTTGCATGACCGCTACAACCAAGCAGATCGTAAGCTTTTTTAGCTAATTGACGAACTTCAAGTTCTTTTTGCTCGCATAAACCACTCGGTGAATGATAGATTGATTTACCACTATACTTTGACTCATAATCATAAAACTCATTTTGTGGCTCAATCCAAACAGAAGAATAAACCTCGTCATTGACAATAGCCACTGTAATTTCTTTACCTGTGACCCATTGTTCAATCATTACCTCACCGTATTTCGATGCCTCTTCATAGGCATGTTTGAGCTCTTGTATAGATTTCACTTTAAAAGTAGCAATACTTGAACCACCACTACTTGGCTTAACTGCAACAGGAAAGCTAATCTCATCTTCTGCAACTAATTTATCAGTAAGAAATTTTGCCATCGGTGTAGGCATCCGATAATGCATCAATATTTCTTTAGAGATCATTTTATCCATAGTAATTACAGATGATTTCATCGATGAGCTTGTATGCTTGATTTCTAACATCTCAAGTAATGCTGACACCCTACCGTTCTCACCATCTTCACCGTGTAATGCAACAAAACACTTATCTGGCTTTAATTCTAAAAGTTTTGCTACCAGCTCTTTACCACTAGCATCCACACCTACGGCATCATAACCTTGGCTTATTAAAGAATCCAAAACTGCTTTACCAGATTTCAAAGAAACTTCTCTTTCTGGAGAGTCGCCACCATATAAAACAACAATTTTTTCGTTTTTCATAATCTAATTTCTTCTTTGTTTAAAAAAATCTTTTAGCAGTTTGCCACATTCATCAGCCATTACTCCAGCTGTTACTCCAAGATTATGGTTAATATTCTTATTGTGGTGAAGTTTTTCACGTGAAAAAGCTCCTACTCGACTATCATCACAAGCATAAACCAGCTCAGGTACTCTTGCCTGAATCAAACCACCCAAACACATTATACATGGCTCTAAAGTAACATACAATTTTGTATTGACTAATCTGTAGTTGCCTAGCTTTAATGCTGCTGAGCGTAAAACCAAGATTTCTGCATGTGCTGTTGGATCATTTAAACCTATAGTTTGGTTAAAATTTTGTACAATTATTTGATCATCCCTGACAAGCACTGCACCTATCGGAACTTCACCAGCTTGATAAGCTAACAATGCCTGCTGATAAGCTTTTTGCATAAAAAAAATATCTTGATCTGAATAATTAGACATAAGTTTTAGTATTTTCTTCTTGAAGAATTTGAATCTCTTAGATAAGATAATACATTACATAATTGTTTGCTAGTACTTTTTATATAATATCCAGTGGGTACTTGTCAAACTTGTATAACCAACCACACTGGAAATGGAAATCAAAAAATGTCAGAAAATTTCAAAGAACTATTTGAGCAATCTCTTAAACAAACAGAGATGAGAATAGGTAAAATCATCGAAGCAACTGTAGTAAGCATAGACAAAGAATTTGCAATGATTGATGCTGGTCTTAAGTCAGAATCATTCATCCCTGTATCTTCTTTAAAAAATAGCAATGGTGAGCTAGAAGTTGCTGCTGGTGATAGAATCAACGTTGTTTTAGAAGCTCTAGACAACAGCTGCGGTGAAACTAGATTATCAAGAGATAAAGCTAAGAAAATCGAGCTTTGGGATAGAATTGAAAAAGCTTTCGAAAATAACGAAACAGTTCTTGGTAAAATCACTAATCACGTTCGTGGTGGTTACACTATGGATGTTGAAGGTTTAAGAGCATTCTTACCTGGCTCATTAGTTGACACAAGACCTATCAAAGATGTAGCTCATTTAGAAGATAAAGATATCGAATTAAAAGTTGTTAAAATCGATACTAAGAGAAATAACATCGTTGTTTCTAGAAAAGCAGTTATAGAAGAGAATAACTCTGGTGATAGAGATGCTATGCTAGAGAAAATCTCTGAAGGTAGTGTTCTTAAAGGTATCGTTAAAAATATCACTGATTTCGGTGCGTTTATTGATCTTGGTGGAGTTGATGGTCTACTACACATCACTGATATCTCTTGGAGCAGAATCAGCCACCCTACAGATGTATTATCTATCGGTCAAGAAATCAATGTTAAAGTAATCAAGTTCGACAAAGAGAAGCAAAGAATTTCTCTAGGGATCAAACAACTTGGTGAAGATCCATGGTTAAATATCGCGAATGAACTTCCTGTAGGTGCTAAGCTTATGGGTACAGTAACTAACATTACTGACTACGGTTGTTTTGTTAAGTTAAAAGAAGGTATCGAAGGTCTTGTTCATACATCTGAAATGGATTGGACAAACAAAAACGTTAACCCTCATAAAGCTGTATCTATTGGTCAAGAAGTTGAAGTTATCGTACTTGAACTAGATGCTGATAACCACAGAATATCTCTTGGTATCAAGCAATGCAGACCTAATCCTTGGAGCGAGTTTGAGAAAAACTACAAACCAGGTGATAAAGTTACTGGTAAGATCAGATCAATTACTGAATTTGGTGTGTTTATCGGTCTTGAAGGCGGTATTGATGGTCTTGTACATATTTCAGATGTTGCATGGGATAATCCAGCTAAAGCTATCAAAGAGCTTAAGAAAGGCGATGAAGTAGAAGCTGTACTAGTTTCTGTGAACACTGACCTTGAGAGAATTGCTCTTAGCATGAAGCAACTTTCTGAAGATCCGTTCAAGAACTTCATAAATATTCACCCTAAAGGTTCTTTAGTAACAGGTAAAGTAACTAAAGTACAAGATAATGGTGCGGTAGTTATGCTTGACGAAGATAACAACATCGATGGTTTCATCAGAATTTCTGAAATTTCTGCTGAGCATACAAAAGATGTTCGTGATGAGTTAAGCGAAGGTCAAGAAGTAGAAGCTAGAATTATTAACATTGACGCTAAGAAGAGAAGCATTACTCTTTCTATCAAAGCTGTTGATGAAGATAACACTGCTGCAGGCAAGTCTAACTACAAAGTAGAGCAAATGACTCCTACAACTCTTGGTGACCTAATCAAAGAGCAACTAAATAAGAAGTAATCTTATTTGAATAAATCTAAACTTACTTAAACCTATAGGCTATTTGTAGTCTATAGGTTTTTTTATTTATAATAATGTAATAAAATATGCCTAATTTAGTTACATGTTCGATAAAATATGCTTACAAAAGATTTGAATAAAATCATCGGTGAAATAACAGAAGATAATGTTGTTAGTATTCCTACAGATACAGTATATGGGCTAAGTTGCAACATCTCTAAAGCTGCCGTAGCAAAAGTTATAAACTTAAAAAAAAGGGATTCAAGCAAAGGTTTTATTATAATCTCACATGATCACAAGCATTTACTCAAGTATGCAGATACAACTAAACTATCTAATGAGCAAATCAATAAAATATCCTCTAAACAAGCTCAACCAACTACTTGGATAGTACCAGGTAAGAAAGATATTCAATGGTTAACTGGTGGTAAAACAACTATTGCCATACGCTTAGTAACAACTGAAATAGTAACTTATATTTGTGAAAATATTAATGATGCTATTATTTCAACTAGTGCTAATATATCCGGCGAAGATTTCATTAATAATGCTAAATCGATAAGTAAAACCTTTGATAATATTTATGTACTAGAAACAGAAGTTAGGTCTTCACAACCATCTAGAATTATTGATATAATTAGCGGACAGCAGTATAGATAAATAACAATTGATATACGAAAAGTTTGATAAATAGCTTAAAATGTAATAGCATTATCAGTGTAAATTCTTTTGGATAAATGGATTAGAAAGGAATAAAATGGAAAAGATTAGTCATAAAGATATACAAGATAAATTATGGAGTAATGAAGATGAAAGTAATTTATCAAATGAGCAATATAATTCACTACTAATTGAACAGTATAGAATCTATGTTGAATTAACAGACAGAACTAGCTATAGAAGGATTGTTATTAACCTATTCTTTTTGGTTTTTAACCTTGTTCTAGTCGGAGTTGTTGCCTTAGCTATTAGTAACAACATTAATGTCGAAAATCCTCCATCTAGTATACTTGTGAGTATTCCATACTTTGCTGGGTTAGTATTTTGTTATGCTTGGTGGAAGATTATTAGATTCTTTAGACACCACATACAAATAAAAAATAGTATTGTGCCATCACTTGAAAGACGTCTTCCTTCAAGAGTATGGTTAACAGAAGAGCACATTGCTGAAGAAAAAGGTTCATTTAAACCTATTAGAATATTAGAAATATATATGCCTTTTATTTTCATGGGTATTTATACAGCATTATTTTTATTTGTCGAAATTGCTTGGTTACCTCATACTTTAAACTAATATTTTTTTCTGATCTCAAATAGTCTTTTTGAAGAATATCTCAATCTAAACTACTAATTAAAATAACAAAATTCAACAATAAAGCTTTAATCAACCTAGTGAAAGTTTTTTTGGAATTTGTAGATATAAACCCAATAATAGAAAAAACTTCTGATTTATACGACTTGATTGTAATTTAGGCTTTATTTAAAACATAAAAGCTAATTAGATGAATATCATTCTCAGATCATAAAATGCGCGCATTAACTTTTAACCTTAGGTTATTTGTAATCTTTAATATAGTTTGTGTTTTCAAAATGCTAATTTAATATTGGATATCAACTTGGCTGAATATTAGTTAAAATCGTCAACTGCAAGGTTTAGAACTGTAGAATATTAATTAAATTGGTAGTATCTCTAATTAACTATTTTTGACTGCTCTGAGATATATTGATCATTATTTTGCCAAAGCTTATTCAACCAAAGTTGAAAGTTATGTTTATCCTTATCATCATTAAAATAATCTCCAACTGGGACTTCCGTTATAGGAATTAGTTCAACTTTTACTTTTATCTTTTTAGTTTTTCTAACCATGAAATCCCATAAATTTTGTTCTGGATTATCATAAATTATTGTCGTATTTAGAATACCTACCATTCTATCTGATAAGCTTTTTAGAATTACAGCTATTCCACCTGCCTTAGGGTTAAGGAGATTTTTATAGTTACTTTTTAGTGCTTTGTGTAAAGTAAATCTAGTTCCTTCAACAAAATTTACAATTGTAGTTGGTCTTGGTGATAATTTTTTACAATATGCTAGTGTTTTTTGTAGATCTTCACCTTTTTTGTCTGGATGTTGGGTTAAATACTCTTTTGAATAACGTTTCATCACCGGAAATTCTAATGCCCACGCAATCAGCCCTAAAACTGGAATAAAAAATACCTGAAATTTCATAAAAAACTTAGGAAATGCTATTTTTTTGTAGAATACCAACATCAATATAAAAGTATCTAGCCAACTTTTATGGTTACATATGATTAAGTAAGATCCTTGACTATCAAGTTTTGCATTCTGCTCAATCTCAAATTTTGTTGGGGAAAATAATTTAGTTATTAAAATGGCAAAACTTACCCACAAACTTGCGGATAATTGTACTGCTGAGGTACATAAATGCCTTATTCGCTTTATTGGTATCAAAAGCTTAACTAACGAGAAAATAAATATCGGTATAAAAGCTATAATGGCACTAGATGCAAAACAGACTACAGAAAATAGCGCATAGTAGCCATACTTCAATGTATTTATCATTTAATATTGTTATAAATTGTTATTTGCTACCTAAATAGTATCATTTATATAAGACTTTTTAAAAGGCTATAGAGATAAAATTAACGAATATTAACTTTTCTTAGTATTGCTTCAACTGTGAACTAATAGTGATACTATGATGATTATCAATCTTAATAGTTATCAAACCATTTGCATAAGTATCAAAAATTTTTAATTTAGTATTCTTAGAGTTTTGCCCCTTTAAAGGTTTATCAGAAATATATACCAGATAATCAACATCTTGATTTAAAAACTTAGAATCTATAATTGCTGGTGTAATTATTATCTGTGGCTGAATAACTCTGTTATACAAAGTATAGAGCTGCTGCTGTGCCTTCTGATTTGAGTTATCTGCTAATAAAAACTCTTTACCTTGATAATTTAATGAAGTAAAACAACTTTGAGCATTTGATAGTAGCTTAACTGATGTATGGCTATTTAATTTAAAATTATTAGCATAACTACATTTTTGTACATCTTCATTAGTAGATATATTTGTAATAACTGTTTTGATCGAAGTAATTTGCCTAATAAGCTTAAGGTTTAGATTTTTATTACCATCAACAATTATAAGATAATCTATTTGTTTAATACCTGCAAATCTTAAATAGCTTTCTAGCACATTTGCTAAAAGATACTCATTAGCTAAATTTTTTGCGGCTGTATATAAAAGATTTTTACCTTGATCTTGAACTAATACCATTTGATTTTGAGTATCAAAAATGTCTATTTGAAAGCGTTGATATTTTTCAGCAATATTTTGTGAAGACTGAAAAAATACTAAGCACATAGCTAGCCCAAGTATACTAAGAGGTTTACTAAAAGGGAAAATCACTAAAATAATCCCTAGAATTATAATTACTAGGCTAAAAAATGAAAAATAACTCCAATAGCTTATAAAGCCTGCATAATTAGTCAAAAAACTTAAATAAGCTACCAGAAGTTTTAAAAACATCATTGGCAACAACCACAGATTGATACCGATAAAAGATAACAACAAACATAAAAGTAATAACGGTACGATCACAAAGCTCACTAAAGGAATCGCAACTATATTTGCTAAAATTGAAACAACAGAAAAACCACCAAAATAATAAACTGATATAGGAACTAAAAAGATTGCCAAATATGTTTGGGCAAGTAATATCTTTATCAATTTTGATTTATACTGTTGTAGCACTATAGAAATAATAACCAATAAGATCACAGCTGAGAAACTCAACCAAAGGCTAATGCTATAAATTGATTCAAAATCAATTAAAAGTATTATGACAAAAGCAACTAGTAGCGACTTAACTATTGAAATACGCTTTCCAAAAAGCCATAACATAGCTACTACTAAAAGCATTATTAACGCTCGTTCTGTTGGTAAGCTAAAGCCGGCTAATAAGCTATAAATAAAAGCTATAATAACAGAAGCTATAACCCTAATATATTGTGCTGGCAAATTACGACATAAGCGTGGTGATAATGACCATAATCCTCTAAACACAATAAATGCAATAAATGCTAAAAGCCCAACATGTAGCCCAGAAATTACCATTAGATGTGAGGTCCCAGAACTAATCAAAAGATTCTGCTGCGACTGGTCAAAATTCTTATCTCCAATAAGTAGTGCTATGGCAAAATCTTTTTGTTTAAAATTGCTTAGCTGTCTTTGTAGATGATTATATAGATAATACCTTATTCGCTGAGGTAAATATAAGCTTGCTGTGCCCTTGTATGCAATAGCTGAGTTGTCAATAACCTTGCCAAGAGCAATAATATCATTATGCTCAAGATACTCAGCATAATTAAAAGCAGATAGATTGTCATACTCATGCGGCTTATAGATTTTCGCTTCTAATTCTAGCTTATTAGCTGGTATTAGATAGTGACGATACGACTTAGCTGCCTTGAGTAATATATCACCATACTTATAGCTATGAAAAATAAACTCATACTGATCATCTTGTAGTTTTGGAATGCCACTGACAATACCAGTAAGTAAAATATTTTGATTATATTTAAACTCCTCAAGCTTATCATAAGAGTAGCTTGAACAAACACTTATAAATAAAAGTATAATTAATAAACATCTTTGTCTAATTAACATATAGACATCAAAATATTATTACTTAATTATCATATTACCCTAATTAAGCTACAACTAACAACTTAACTTTTTTCTAAATACAAGTTATTAAGATAATAAAAACCCTTGCAATTTATAAAAAAAAGCAGATAATACGCTCGCCTTAGTTCTAATAAGAGGTTATATGAAACCTTTAAAAATACTTATCGATAACAAAGATATATGGTCACCATACTATCCTTATTCAAAACTAGAAACAACCCACCAATATCTACAAAATATTAGTACTAAACCTAACTACATTATAAATCTATCTGAACAAATGAATTACCTAGAGCAAGGGTATTATGCTTGCCTTTTAGCACATTCAAATAAAGATACGATTATACCAACAGTTGAAACTTTAAATAGTATTAGCCATTTCGAGCAAACTCTACTATCTAATTTGGTTAATAATAAAGACTATAAATCTCTAAACACGTTAAATGTCGATTTTTTAGCTATTAAAGTTTTCTTTGGAGTTGCTAATATAAAAGGTATTGAAAAAATAGCTAAAAAAATATTTGAAACATATCCTGCACCAATATTAGAATTAATCTTAGAAAAACAAAGTTCTTTATGGAAAATCAAGACAATAGCTGTAGGACGCATAAGCTCTCTTAGTGATATTGAACAAACAATTTTTGCAAATGCACTAAATAAATTTAGTAGTAAAGTTTGGCGTAAGCGAAAAATCAAAAAGAATTACTACTATGATTTAGCAATATTACATGATCCTGACGAGATATTACCTCCTAGTGATAGTAAGGCTCTTAAGAATTTTCAAAAAGCTGCTCATAGTTTAGGTATTTATACAGATTTAATT
Proteins encoded in this window:
- the lpxC gene encoding UDP-3-O-acyl-N-acetylglucosamine deacetylase, with amino-acid sequence MMKQKTIAKEFSVTGVGLHSGVDVSMTVKPADIDSGIVFRRADLTPVVDIKVTPSSIKEAIMCTLLTKDGDQNLSVSTIEHLMSAFAMFEVDNVLIEVNAPELPVMDGSSYEFTQLLKQVGIVEQNSARKGIKILKPVRVEHEDKFAEVLPSDTLKYEFKIHWDHPVIAATNDHIVFEYDLDEYIKMVSKARTFGFYEQLAYLHQNNLAKGASLDNAVGVTNEGVLNEGGLRYDDEFVRHKLLDAIGDFYVGGYILGHFNCFKSGHTLNNKLLHAVFADKDAWEYI
- the dnaX gene encoding DNA polymerase III subunit gamma/tau — its product is MSYQALARKYRPQSFAEVAGQQHALNSLVHALETQKVHHAYLFTGTRGVGKTTLGRLLAKCLNCKTGVTAEPCNKCENCVAINNNSFIDLIEIDAASRTGVEETKEILDNIQYMPSQGRYKVYLIDEVHMLSKQSFNALLKTLEEPPEYVKFILATTDYHKIPVTILSRCIQLHLKHISQADIKDQLKIILAKENINSDEQSLEYIAYHAKGSLRDALSLLDQAISFCGGELKQAQIKQMLGIIDSEEVYSIINAIIDNDPKAILPAIKNLALTESSADAVLDRIAEIWFACCIYSFTQSLDAVNDIDVDIINNILAKISIEQAHFLYQLTITAKKDIALAPNFETGVTMAILRLIAFQKKNLIDKTQTSKSNISPIVSKNDINLLKNTFKSEQPKQTVKAVVAQNNDSTASENTQEQSLDKKWFNLLNRIKLKGFTKTLAFNSHLISDNSETFVIHLNEDAKKILELDPQSIAKLQASISEYLNNPSFRLDIKNLAMDKVSTDQKSPAEIKRENAISKIHNDENTKLIKQALAIDIKDQNIILTD
- the ftsZ gene encoding cell division protein FtsZ — encoded protein: MFDFNDSMVSNAIIKVVGVGGGGGNAVQHMCEEVSDVEFFALNTDGQALSKSKVQNILQIGTNLTKGLGAGANPEIGKRAATEDRAKIEQLLEGADMVFITAGMGGGTGTGGAPVVAEVAKEMGILTVAVVTKPFPFEGPRRMKAAEQGIDELTKHVDSIITVPNEKLLSVLGKGASLIDAFNAANDVLGNAVKGVSELITKPGLINVDFADVRAVMTNMGLAMMGMGEASGENRAREAAEAAISSPLLEDINLDGAKGVIVNITAGMDMSIGEFEEVGEVIRSFISDEAIVIAGTVIDPDMSDSMKVTVVVTGIEKVAMKRGFGVEKTSSLQQSASSFSNKTSAPFLRKETEVVTGASNAPKTDSDDVNKSDIPSFLRRR
- a CDS encoding cell division protein FtsQ/DivIB; the encoded protein is MTKIIKKFLILSLILLVILGSTIFVAAKTDKTVSKIDVVSNDGLIYISKQDLINKIATLDNKQWFDINIANIEKYIYSIDGVDYTLVKKVWPSTLVIYLYDHKPVAYWNNNQILLDNMQIITPAVFNYNGDLPYIQSKDDSSKDYIYQTYKELNSIAKQNHMQILKISYTGNQFGILLSDDIEVMLGSVKLKKRLELFFKSYTKVKDYKSVKYFDMRYSDGFAVKYK
- the ftsA gene encoding cell division protein FtsA, producing MGFGNINFCAVDLGSHKITVAIGQLAENNSIKILGVSQKQSKGIKQGSVINLEIAMETLNAALDEAKSIAGVDVKEVTLGVSAPSISGFNSYGLAAVENGEVSIEDLAMAIKTAKAVPMSADTEMLHVLQRDYIVDGQAGVTEPIGMFAVRLESNVHIIVASSRLLQNVRKCVSNCGYSISNLVVEHLAASSATLTDNEKEMGVCLVNIGADSTSFSVFADGGICYTSSIKTGGASISSDISKVFRLPIEAAESLKLQYGYAASKYLKNPDEKIDIPNSLGNAKKRISLQDLSLVIEARVEEIFESLYRELDQHRLLEVISSGIVFTGGGAKLKGLARLAEDMFKLPVRVGGPIEVSGANEVVHNPSYATVVGLLKYAAENSDTSNQQKIEEDVMEIDENTGKSKKKIISSVKGWFSNNF